In Rutidosis leptorrhynchoides isolate AG116_Rl617_1_P2 chromosome 2, CSIRO_AGI_Rlap_v1, whole genome shotgun sequence, one genomic interval encodes:
- the LOC139894228 gene encoding uncharacterized protein — protein sequence MAKSEHSLIKKSSSAEKHVPANKKAPAKITGKRKQQSVTNAVDNPKQKHKVKDVPSDDEVESKLPALRPRTTPAQFAKVMCSLTPEQKVCVTRLGFRSLIGFNIDQLPGNLVYYVVDNFDGDEMIIKTQKGNIKVDSQAVHDVFGLEDVGTDIDTLELKLGSLFVQNWLNQFPPPPFVTRSSSLCSKILTSTEVDSIFQMNFIMLFASTMVSCERNGKLLYLDRTKFDSFPVVRGRPVFKNWKGAIAVRAKKEAELGSFGLLELADEYDEEAENGEGFLKLEDEDKADLRAIEGYCEVIEEKFKLVNELKHFLSRTIRESLSKYPDEKILISYEKKLNEVFKMDVCDVKTDDEMEDESEGKDDDDVNNDESEGKDDDDEKKAESEGTDDDDDDDDDHDDDEKNADSEKKDDECVDVNKVESEKKIDDGQSKDDDDVNDEQEVNLDSDDPIVPVVTEVVGPKVAEKDVDKDQNEEEYTSLTQ from the exons GTAAAAGAAAACAACAGTCTGTTACCAATGCCGTTGATAATCCCAAACAGAAACACAAAGTTAAGGATGTTCCTTCTGATGATGAAGTTGAGTCTAAGCTACCTGCTCTTAGGCCAAGGACAACACCAGCGCAGTTTGCAAAGGTGATGTGTTCGTTGACCCCCGAACAAAAAGTTTGTGTCACGAGACTTGGGTTTCGTTCTTTAATTGGGTTTAATATAGACCAATTGCCGGGTAATCTTGTTTACTATGTTGTTGACAATTTCGATGGTGATGAGATGATAATAAAGACTCAAAAAGGAAACATTAAGGTTGATTCCCAAGCTGTCCACGATGTGTTTGGACTCGAAGATGTTGGTACTGATATAGACACCTTGGAACTCAAGCTTGGTAGTCTTTTTGTTCAAAATTGGTTGAATCAGTTTCCACCACCCCCGTTTGTCACCCGTTCATCTTCACTGTGTTCTAAGATCCTGACCTCAACGGAAGTTGATAGTATCTTTCAGATGAACTTTATCATGTTGTTTGCAAGCACGATGGTGTCATGTGAAAGAAATGGGAAA CTGCTCTATCTCGACCGTACAAAGTTTGATTCTTTTCCTGTTGTTCGTGGGCGTCCAGTTTTCAAGAACTGGAAAGGAGCCATTGCGGTTCGTGCAAAGAAAGAGGCTGAGCTCGGATCATTTGGGCTGTTGGAACTTGCAGATGAATATGACGAAGAAGCAGAAAATGGGGAGGGTTTTCTCAAACTTGAAGATGAGGATAAGGCTGATCTGCGTGCGATtgag GGTTATTGTGAAGTTATCGAGGAGAAGTTTAAATTGGTCAATGAGTTGAAGCATTTTTTATCACGGACAATACGTGAAAGTTTGTCCAAGTACCCAGATGAGAAGATATTGATATCTTATGAAAAGAAGTTGAACGAAGTCTTTAAAATGGATGTGTGTGATGTGAAGACTGACGATGAGATGGAGGATGAGTCAGAGGGAAAAGACGATGATGATGTCAACAATGATGAGTCAGAGGGAAAAGACGATGATGATGAGAAGAAGGCCGAGTCAGAGGGAactgacgatgatgatgacgatgatgatgaccaCGATGATGATGAGAAGAATGCTGAttcggagaaaaaagatgatgaatgtGTTGATGTAAACAAGGTTGAGTCTGAGAAAAAGATTGATGATGGGCAATccaaggatgatgatgatgtgaaTGATGAGCAAGAAGTTAATCTTGATTCCGATGATCCAATTGTTCCAGTTGTGACAGAAGTTGTAGGTCCAAAGGTTGCTGAGAAAGATGTTgacaaagatcaaaatgaagaagaGTACACATCTTTGACACAATAG
- the LOC139894229 gene encoding uncharacterized protein produces the protein MMNLTPPTFHLLSQEDKYENKEHDEAVKLLDKGKLASSPEVGKTLPKQTAVQSKKFCKKAIKKDRTIVLRSAYINKLTVVSDILTNSELILAMELFSMTLSPSETVFESRKGSMIHRLSLESLCPDVYVEASVIDLWSFILNEEQKYRGQSSPSRFFFPSSIIYSYLYDNKNMKKEDKLMIIKESTNAWFRFFPKLASLRKVDLVFFPICRHGHFFVLVIDMKVPKLYILDNSSVVKNYAARYAKVFNLLLYAFAEHMKFHKHPFANQIEKLERIRISLPWKTIDNVVDCGVFAMFHMDMFKARSENEWSDVLVPESAEQKNQLRKLRIRYASKILSHDLNIHAEQMLRNARNFAAFHEKKDYRKVIISAKQSRGVRVEKAKNQEVHDQQSNEE, from the exons ATGATGAATTTAACACCACCTACTTTTCATCTCTTATCTCAGGAGGATAAATATGAGAACAAGGAGCATGATGAAGCTGTGAAATTGTTAGACAAGGGCAAGTTGGCAAGCAGCCCTGAAGTTGGAAAAACGTTACCGAAACAAACGGCTGTCCAGTCAAAGAAATTTTGTAAAAAAGCTATAAAGAAAGATCGGACAATCGTTCTTAGATCTGCTTATATCAACAAGCTGACTGTTGTGTCTGACATTCTGACAAACTCTGAGCTTATTTTGGCTATGGAATTATTTTCGATGACGCTTAGCCCTTC TGAGACTGTTTTTGAATCAAGAAAAGGCAGCATGATACACCGTCTTAGTTTGGAATCACTTTGCCCCGATGTTTATGTTGAGGCTAGTGTAATTGATTTATGGAGCTTTATACTGAACGAAGAGCAAAAGTACAGAGGACAATCTAGCCCGTCTAGGTTTTTTTTCCCTTCTTCAATCATT TATTCTTACTTGTATGACAACAAGAACATGAAAAAGGAAGATAAGCTGATGATAATCAAAGAAAGTACTAATGCTTGGTTTCGATTTTTTCCAAAGCTTGCGTCACTCCGAAAAGTTGATCTT GTATTTTTCCCAATCTGCAGACATGGGCATTTCTTTGTCTTGGTGATTGACATGAAAGTTCCCAAGCTCTACATACTTGACAACTCTTCGGTAGTTAAAAACTATGCTGCAAGATACGCCAAAGTTTTCAATCTTTtg CTATATGCTTTTGCTGAACATATGAAATTTCATAAGCATCCTTTTGCAAATCAAATTGAAAAATTGGAACGAATTAGGATTTCGCTGCCATGGAAAACAATAGATAATGTTGTGGATTGTGGCGTGTTTGCTATGTTCCACATGGACATGTTTAAAGCAAGATCAGAGAATGAGTGGTCTGATGTATTGGTGCCTGAGTCGGCTGAACAAAAGAATCAGCTACGGAAGCTGAGGATTCGCTATGCATCGAAGATTTTGTCGCATGATCTAAACATACATGCTGAGCAGATGTTAAGAAATGCAAGAAATTTTGCCGCATTCCATGAAAAGAAAGATTATAGGAAGGTTATCATTTCTGCAAAACAATCAAGAGGTGTCCGAGTTGAAAAAGCTAAAAATCAAGAGGTGCATGACCAGCAATCTAATGAAGAGTGA